The Plantactinospora sp. KBS50 sequence CTGCCAGTGGGCGTACCTGCCGCACGACCTGCCGCCGAAGTCGGCCACCTACTACTACTTCGCGTTGTGGCGTGACGACGGCACTGACCAGGTGATCCACGATCTGCTGCGCTGCCAGGCAAGGGAGAAGGTCGGCCGTGCCGAGGATCCGAGCGCGGTGGTGTTGGACACCCAGTCGATCCGGGCGGCGAACCACGTCCCGGCCGCCACGACCGGCAAGGACGCGGCCAAAAAGGTGTCGGGGCGCAAGCGGGGCCTGGCCGTGGACGCGTTGGGACTGGTCATCGCGGTCGTGATCACCGCGGCGTCGGTCACCGACAACACCATCGGCATCCGGCTGCTCGACAAGGTCGTCGAACACACCCCGACGGTGAGCCGTGCCTGGGTCGACGCCGGGTTCAAGCAGGACCTCGCCCTGCACGGCGCCGTGCTGGGCATCGACGTCGAGGTCGTCAAACGATCCGACACCAAACCCGGGTTCGTACCGATCCGCAAGCGGTGGATCGTCGAGCAGGTCAACGGCACCCTGATGCTGCACCGCCGCCTCGTGCGCGAGTACGAGAGCCGACCAGAATCCTCGGTGTCCCGAACGCTGTGGGCATCGACGGCGAACATCGTGCGGCGGCTGACCGGAACCAGCACACCCTCCTGGCGGCACCGGTGAACCTCCCCACCGTCCTCGACCTGATCACCGACCGGGAGACCACCACACGCCAGCACGCCGACCGGCTCCGCGAGCAGATCACCGCCCTGACCAGCGAACTCGCCCGCCTCGACGGTGAACTGGCCGACCTGGCGACGACCCGCACCACTCTGCGCACCCTCGCCGCCGCCGAGTTCACCGCCGACGACCCCACCATCGCCAGCGGCCCCTACCAGCAGATCCTGCATGTCCTCGGCACCGCGCCCGCCGGCATGCGCGCCAAAGGCATCTGCCTCGCACTCGGCGTCGAGCCCTCACCGAAGAACGTCGAAGGCACCCGCGCGAAGCTGAAACGCATGGTCAACCGCCACGTCCTCACCGAAGACGAACCCGGAGTATTCACCCTCAACCCGAAACGGACCTAACACTCCGAACCGCCCTCTGATAATGTGGTGGGCGGGGGTAGGTCATGCCTGACGAATCGCTCACGCCTGCGGATCCGAGAACCATATTGATCTTCGGGTCCGGCGTCGTCGGGGGTGCCGTACTGGACCTGCTGGCGCTCCGTTATCCGCACCACCGTTACATCCTGGCGGCGCGCAACCTGGAACGCACTACTCAGCGGGTCAACCTGACACGGTACGTATCCGTCCAGTGGGGACGGTTCCCGCGCATCGACGCCGCAACCGCCGAACTGCTCGACATCGATCGGACCGCCGAGGTCATCGACCACTACCGGCCAGACGTTGTCTTCAATGCGACAACTCCCTTCCCCTGGTGGGCGCTGGATGCCATGCCCAGGGACAAGCGCGACCTGTCGTACTCCGCCGGTCTGGGCATGTGGTGCGCGCTCGATTGCGTGCTTCCGCTGCGACTCGCCGCCGCGCTCGCCGTGAGCCGGTCCCGTGCGGTCTACGTCAACGGCTGCTATCCCGACATGGTGAACCCGTTCCTCGCGAATGAGGACGCCCCTCCGCTGATCGGGATCGGCAACATCAGCAACCTCATCCCCGGGCTGCGACTGGCCTTCGGCGGCCACCTAGCCCAGGGCCCGGAGCAGATCTCCGTTAAGCTGATCTGCCACCATTCCACCAGCCTCAACGCACCTTCGGTGGGGGGCGCCTCCGGGTTGCCGTACCACCTCCAGGTCGATCATGCCGGCGGTCGGCTAATCTATCACGGCGTGGACGACACGCCGTTCGCTCTGCTGAAGGAGCACGCCACGCGGGTCCGCGGCCTCGATGGGCAAGGTGTCACCGTGTCGTCGGCGGCCACTGTCCTGGCCACTCTGCTCAACGGCCAGCGGCGGCGGCATCACGTGCCGGGGCCGCTCGGCCGCCCCGGCGGGTACCCGATCCTGATCACCGAGCACGGCCAGGTCGATATCGACCTTCCGGACGGTCTCGACCTGGCCGACGCTGTGGCGATCAACGAGCAGGCCCAGCAACGTGACGGTATCGCGGCGGCAAAGGCCGGCCTCGTCTCGCTGACCGACGTCACCAGCGATGCCCTGCGAACCCTGACCGGGGTGACGCTGACCGAGGTCGACGTGGCGAACGTACTGCCGGTGGCTCGCGAGATCGTCGCCCAACTCAACGCACGCTACGGCCTGAGGCTGCGACTATGACCGACGTAACGGTGCTGGGGAGTGGGATCGTCGGCCTCTGGACCGCGGACATCCTCTCCCGGAACGGGCATCAGGTCCGGGTCGTTTCGCATGTTCATCCGTTTGGGTCCACCTCGGCCGCGGCCTCGGCGGTGCTGGTGCCATTCCTTCCCGGGGATCCCCGGTCTGAGACGTTCCAGAGAAGCCTGCGGTGGGCCGACGAGACGGTGGCTCACCTGCTCTCCCGCGACCTGCCTGACGGCGCGCTCTCGAAGATCACTTGCGTGGAGTTCGGCCGAAAGGGAGTGGTGGAGTACAGCTTCCCGGTGGCGTCGTTGACCCACCTGACATTCTCGGAGTTCGCCCTGCTGGACCTGAGCCGGACCATCTCCGGCTGCGACATGGCAGTCAAGTTCGATTGCTATCTCTGCGACTCGTGGCTGGTGCTCAACTGGCTGCACACCTCGCTGTCCAGGCGCGGGGTTAGATTCGAGTACCGGAACCTCACCTCACTCGTCGAATTGGACGACATCAACTCGAACATCTTCGTCAACTGTCTCGGGTACCAGACCCTGTTTCCCGACGACGAGCTCTACCCGGTCTTCGGCCAAGCCATGTTCGTGCCGGCGGGAGGCGCCGGTCCCCCGTACTACGGAATCGGCGCCGGCGAGCACGCCGTATTCATACACCCTCGCGGTTTCCACATCGGAGCCTTCTTTATTCCGGACGATGCCGGACCCTCACCGCGTCGGGATCTGCACGAACGCTCACGCACTTTTCTGACGGGCCCGTTCATTGAAATGAGCGCCGAGATCGGGTTGGCCGCACCGCACGTGGACATCGATCAAGCCGACTGGGTGCACTCCGGCATCCGACCTTTTCGGCGCTCCGGACCTCGAGTGGAACTCGACTTGGTACGAGGGAAGACGGTGGTGCACAATTACGGTCACGGGGCACACGGATGGACCCTCGGCTACGGGTCCTCCCTGGCGGCTGTCCAGCTGGCCGGCCTGTGCTGACGCCGATGCCGATGCCGGACGTCGAGGAGATCGGCCCGCGGGATGCCGGCTGGGAGCCGGCGCGAGCGCTGTTCGACGCCTCCCTCGACCGCTGGCCCAGCGTCGTCTGGCGGCCGTACACGGCTGAGGCCGCGCGGCGGCTGATTCGTTCGCTGCAAGGACAGGGCCTGCCGTTCACGCTGAAGAGCGGCGGCCATTCCGCCGCCGGCCTGTCGGTCGCCGACGCGGTCCCGATGGTCGACCTCTCCCGCCTCCGCGCGGTCCGCGTCGACCCCGGCGGCAGACTGGCGTACGTTCAGGCCGGCGCGCTGATGCGCCACCTGGACCGGGCCGCGGCGCGGTTCGGCCTTGCGACCACGGGCGGCACGGTCTCCCACACCGGCGTGGTCGGGTTGGCGTGCGGTGGCGGCCTCGGCTGGCTGATGGGACGCTTCGGGTTGGCCTGCGACAACATCGCGCAGGCCCAGGTGGTTCAGGGCGGACGGGACCTGGTCGTCGACGAGTCCTCCGCGCTGATGACGACGCTACGCGGATCTGGGACCTCGCTCGGATTCATCTCCGGCCTGGTACTTCGCCTGCATCCAGTGGGGCAGAGGTTCCGCTGGCGTGCCGCCGACTTGTCAGTGGCGGAGCTGACCGAGCTTCTCCCGGGCCTCTCCGAACGGGTTCAGGCCCTGCCGGCCGAGGCAGGGTGCGCGCTCACGCTCCGGTCCACGCCCGAGGGCCACGTGACCGGGCTAGTCGAGGTGGTCGCTCCCGACGACTCGCTCGCCGCACCGCAGTGGTGCGCCACTTTGGCGACGCCGGGGCGCTGGTCCGCGCGGACCCTGAGCTATCTCGAGGTGCAGAGACACCTGGACGCCGAGTTCGAGTTCGGGAGCCGCTCCTACCGCAGGTCGCTGTCGGTCGACGCGGTGGTGCCCGCCTGCATTGGCGAGGTCGTCGACATTTTGCGCGCGCCCACCCCCTTCTGGCGGACCCTGACCTTCGACGTGCTGC is a genomic window containing:
- a CDS encoding IS5 family transposase translates to MGDRKRYPSDVTDEQWELIGPFLQAWKAKRVAVSVSGRPGDYDLREIVNAIFYQNRTGCQWAYLPHDLPPKSATYYYFALWRDDGTDQVIHDLLRCQAREKVGRAEDPSAVVLDTQSIRAANHVPAATTGKDAAKKVSGRKRGLAVDALGLVIAVVITAASVTDNTIGIRLLDKVVEHTPTVSRAWVDAGFKQDLALHGAVLGIDVEVVKRSDTKPGFVPIRKRWIVEQVNGTLMLHRRLVREYESRPESSVSRTLWASTANIVRRLTGTSTPSWRHR
- a CDS encoding FAD-dependent oxidoreductase, which codes for MTDVTVLGSGIVGLWTADILSRNGHQVRVVSHVHPFGSTSAAASAVLVPFLPGDPRSETFQRSLRWADETVAHLLSRDLPDGALSKITCVEFGRKGVVEYSFPVASLTHLTFSEFALLDLSRTISGCDMAVKFDCYLCDSWLVLNWLHTSLSRRGVRFEYRNLTSLVELDDINSNIFVNCLGYQTLFPDDELYPVFGQAMFVPAGGAGPPYYGIGAGEHAVFIHPRGFHIGAFFIPDDAGPSPRRDLHERSRTFLTGPFIEMSAEIGLAAPHVDIDQADWVHSGIRPFRRSGPRVELDLVRGKTVVHNYGHGAHGWTLGYGSSLAAVQLAGLC
- a CDS encoding FAD-binding oxidoreductase, with translation MPMPDVEEIGPRDAGWEPARALFDASLDRWPSVVWRPYTAEAARRLIRSLQGQGLPFTLKSGGHSAAGLSVADAVPMVDLSRLRAVRVDPGGRLAYVQAGALMRHLDRAAARFGLATTGGTVSHTGVVGLACGGGLGWLMGRFGLACDNIAQAQVVQGGRDLVVDESSALMTTLRGSGTSLGFISGLVLRLHPVGQRFRWRAADLSVAELTELLPGLSERVQALPAEAGCALTLRSTPEGHVTGLVEVVAPDDSLAAPQWCATLATPGRWSARTLSYLEVQRHLDAEFEFGSRSYRRSLSVDAVVPACIGEVVDILRAPTPFWRTLTFDVLHGRAMAERNISSSCVPRRRYAGIAVCRWAEPTLDALGRSAGRELFAVLDAGHREANPARYGNYSSEPADSRYPPP